The following proteins are co-located in the Polystyrenella longa genome:
- a CDS encoding phytanoyl-CoA dioxygenase family protein produces the protein MRRFQLDETQLARYSTDGFVIIPGMLRPETLALLSKIARADLALLREAASRDDGEGGAIKLKVKNDLYENDIYSAIVRSRSLVDAMEQLVGDEVYHYHNKMILKEPREGGAWAWHQDYGYWYNFCCPFPMMASAMVAIDRATPENGCLQVIRGSHLMGRVDHKQVGEQTGADPERVEVALERLELVHVQLEPGDAVLFHSNLLHRSDQNKSENPRWAFICCYNAKKNNPYRQVRHPQYTPLVKIDDAEVERIGETHWTQLQSITDA, from the coding sequence ATGCGACGATTTCAACTTGATGAAACCCAGTTGGCTCGGTACTCGACTGATGGTTTTGTGATCATTCCGGGCATGTTGCGACCGGAGACGTTGGCCTTGTTGAGTAAAATCGCACGGGCGGATCTGGCCCTGCTCCGCGAAGCGGCTTCTCGCGATGATGGCGAAGGAGGCGCAATTAAGCTAAAGGTTAAAAACGACTTGTATGAGAATGACATCTACAGTGCGATTGTTCGTTCTCGCAGTTTGGTCGATGCGATGGAACAGTTAGTGGGTGATGAAGTTTATCACTACCACAACAAGATGATCCTCAAAGAGCCTCGTGAAGGGGGCGCCTGGGCGTGGCATCAGGATTATGGCTATTGGTACAACTTCTGCTGTCCATTCCCCATGATGGCGAGCGCCATGGTGGCCATTGATCGTGCGACCCCCGAAAACGGTTGCCTCCAAGTGATACGCGGATCACATCTGATGGGGCGCGTCGACCACAAACAGGTGGGCGAACAGACGGGGGCCGATCCGGAACGGGTGGAAGTCGCCCTGGAGAGGTTGGAATTGGTTCATGTGCAATTGGAACCGGGTGATGCTGTCTTGTTCCACAGCAATTTACTGCATCGCTCTGATCAGAACAAAAGTGAAAATCCTAGATGGGCCTTCATTTGCTGTTACAACGCAAAGAAGAATAACCCGTACCGACAAGTCCGCCATCCGCAATACACACCACTGGTGAAAATCGATGACGCCGAAGTCGAAAGAATTGGCGAAACGCATTGGACTCAGTTACAGTCCATCACAGATGCCTGA
- a CDS encoding DUF1802 family protein codes for MKFDHERETELTSVPAQLETDIALKEWAILCAALASGKQTILVRKGGIAEGPDGFQPEHPTFWLFPTNFHQAETALNNDGKAFLSHPDIKSNLTPPPAEQIVLKHVGQIEQIIRLEQESLLPFLNTFQLLSPETLSNRFHYKEPGLWVMVVRIYQAQDPIVIPDSPHFTGCRSWVDLPRPYSSPQAEPVLSEEEFQDQVRKLNSVLSENAIG; via the coding sequence ATGAAATTTGATCACGAACGGGAGACAGAATTGACCTCAGTCCCAGCTCAACTGGAAACGGATATCGCCTTGAAGGAATGGGCGATCCTCTGTGCAGCACTAGCTAGCGGAAAACAGACGATACTGGTGCGCAAGGGTGGCATCGCGGAAGGCCCCGACGGTTTCCAACCGGAACACCCGACATTCTGGCTCTTTCCCACAAATTTCCATCAAGCGGAAACTGCGTTAAACAACGATGGAAAAGCGTTCCTGTCACATCCCGACATTAAATCGAATTTGACGCCGCCTCCCGCTGAACAAATTGTACTAAAACATGTAGGACAAATTGAACAAATCATCCGACTGGAACAGGAATCACTACTCCCGTTCTTGAACACGTTCCAACTCCTTTCACCGGAAACACTTTCGAACCGATTTCACTACAAGGAACCCGGATTATGGGTCATGGTTGTTCGTATCTATCAGGCACAAGACCCGATCGTCATTCCCGATTCACCTCATTTCACAGGATGTCGTAGCTGGGTCGATTTGCCTCGGCCTTACAGCTCTCCTCAGGCAGAACCCGTCCTCTCTGAGGAAGAGTTTCAGGATCAAGTCCGCAAACTGAATTCCGTGCTGTCTGAAAACGCGATCGGTTAA
- a CDS encoding ABC transporter permease encodes MYSYIIRRSLIGLVTLLIITFIVFGLIRNIPGTPFTMAQAELLDPSKTLGTADVNRLKEAYGLDKPWYESYAYWIWNLAQGDLGNSFDEKIPVTEVIANRFVPTLIVSLSSLFFTYILAIPIGLYSTVYYETVHERSVSILLYALYSFPVMVAALMLQFYFAYRLDWLPLTGMRTTQGFDDLSTFGQTWDITKHAILPVICSSYGGLAYLSRFVNSNMQEVIRLDFIRTARAKGVGPRDVIINHAFRNTLIPLITIFGLTLPGLLSGSIIIEGIFQWPGMGQLFFESIPERDYPVIMGLTLMFSVLTLLGQLLADVLYAFADPRVRLS; translated from the coding sequence ATGTACTCTTACATCATTCGACGTTCGTTGATTGGCCTCGTAACGTTGCTGATCATCACGTTTATCGTATTTGGCTTGATCCGGAATATTCCGGGGACCCCATTCACGATGGCGCAGGCTGAACTACTCGACCCCAGCAAGACCCTCGGCACGGCCGACGTGAACCGGCTCAAGGAAGCGTACGGACTTGATAAACCTTGGTATGAATCGTATGCCTATTGGATCTGGAACCTGGCTCAGGGAGATCTCGGAAATTCATTCGATGAAAAGATTCCGGTTACCGAGGTCATTGCGAACCGCTTTGTTCCGACGTTGATCGTTTCTCTCAGTTCGTTGTTCTTTACGTACATCCTGGCGATCCCGATCGGCCTCTATTCGACTGTCTACTACGAAACGGTTCACGAACGTTCGGTGAGTATTCTGCTGTACGCTCTGTATTCGTTCCCGGTAATGGTGGCGGCCCTGATGTTGCAGTTCTACTTTGCCTACAGGCTCGATTGGCTCCCCCTTACAGGAATGCGAACGACTCAGGGTTTCGACGATCTTTCCACGTTCGGTCAAACCTGGGATATTACTAAACATGCTATTCTCCCGGTAATTTGCTCTTCATATGGCGGCTTGGCTTACTTAAGCCGATTTGTGAACTCCAACATGCAGGAAGTCATCCGGTTAGATTTCATTAGGACCGCTCGGGCAAAAGGAGTCGGGCCACGAGATGTGATTATTAATCACGCATTTCGTAATACACTCATTCCGCTGATCACGATTTTCGGCCTGACATTGCCCGGGCTATTAAGTGGCTCGATCATTATCGAAGGAATTTTCCAGTGGCCGGGAATGGGGCAGCTCTTTTTCGAGTCCATTCCAGAACGGGACTACCCAGTCATCATGGGACTGACGCTCATGTTCTCTGTCCTCACGTTACTTGGCCAGCTTCTGGCTGACGTTCTCTATGCCTTTGCCGACCCAAGGGTTCGACTTTCCTGA
- the asnB gene encoding asparagine synthase (glutamine-hydrolyzing): protein MCGICGWYIQEPQAGFEEQALQAMRDAMLHRGPDEAGSYVSARCGLGHRRLSIIGLSDGQQPMWNEDQTVVVVFNGEIYNYEPLKAELESKGHQFRTHSDTEVLVHLWEDAGPEMVQRLRGMFAFVIYDLKQEIVFGARDRFGQKPFFYSWNDQQFLFASEIKSLLAHPAVKPELNPAALDQFLFYQFIPQPRTLFKGIHQLPAAHSFLLRGGELTLHRYWQLDYQPEPLADEVGQQRILGELRYDIEEAVRSHLISDVPVGLFLSGGLDSSYIAAVCHRVLDQPLSSFSISFPGTKYDEQEYAETVSKNFNLKHHVFRFDPGDLQTWLEKAIRFFDQPLADSAALPLMLLSEQTAEHVKVVLTGDGGDELFAGYGKHMRASQSSAFVRLMQSSLPSWFATGNLAACEADPIGRRRMTARLARWGLPEHVSGYFKNFWEGWDRDRLYQPEFREQIPVPLAAIDDMAADLERPHDVLNRMLQIDCGDYLVGDLLLKTDYATMSGSIEARAPFLDHQLAEKAARLPLNMKATTFETKVALRRLAQQDLPEEIFKRPKRGFGVPVKQWFAGELSGWLKTQLVDESVATERYFRREVVEKYLAEHQRGQRNHASRLYALLTFELWCRNYLS, encoded by the coding sequence ATGTGCGGAATTTGTGGTTGGTATATTCAAGAACCGCAGGCCGGTTTTGAGGAGCAAGCTTTGCAGGCGATGCGGGATGCGATGCTGCATCGCGGCCCGGATGAAGCGGGCAGCTATGTTTCTGCGCGCTGCGGTTTAGGCCATCGGCGTCTTTCCATCATCGGTTTGTCCGATGGCCAGCAACCGATGTGGAATGAAGATCAAACGGTTGTCGTCGTATTTAACGGTGAAATCTACAACTACGAACCATTGAAAGCGGAACTGGAATCCAAAGGTCATCAGTTTCGAACACATTCAGACACAGAAGTGCTTGTTCACCTGTGGGAAGACGCCGGCCCCGAGATGGTGCAGCGTCTTCGAGGCATGTTCGCCTTCGTTATTTATGATCTAAAACAGGAAATCGTCTTTGGTGCCCGCGATCGGTTTGGTCAGAAACCCTTCTTTTACAGTTGGAACGATCAACAGTTCCTGTTTGCTTCTGAAATTAAGTCGCTGCTGGCGCACCCTGCGGTGAAACCAGAGCTTAATCCGGCTGCGCTGGATCAGTTCCTGTTCTACCAGTTCATCCCTCAGCCACGCACCCTGTTTAAGGGTATTCATCAACTCCCGGCCGCGCATTCATTTCTGCTGCGCGGGGGTGAATTAACCCTGCACCGGTATTGGCAACTCGATTACCAACCGGAACCTCTCGCCGACGAAGTAGGACAACAGCGAATACTGGGTGAACTCAGATACGATATTGAAGAAGCGGTGCGTTCTCACTTAATCAGTGACGTGCCTGTCGGACTGTTTCTCAGTGGAGGACTCGATTCCTCGTATATTGCGGCGGTTTGTCATCGTGTTTTGGATCAACCCCTCAGTTCTTTTTCAATCAGTTTTCCAGGAACGAAATACGACGAGCAGGAATACGCAGAGACTGTCAGCAAAAATTTTAACTTGAAGCATCACGTCTTTCGATTTGACCCTGGTGACCTGCAGACTTGGCTGGAAAAGGCGATCCGGTTCTTCGACCAACCTCTGGCGGACTCCGCCGCCCTGCCTCTGATGCTGTTAAGCGAGCAGACTGCCGAACATGTGAAGGTCGTTTTGACAGGCGACGGGGGAGATGAACTGTTTGCCGGCTATGGAAAACATATGCGGGCGTCGCAGTCTTCCGCTTTTGTGCGGTTGATGCAGTCGAGTCTGCCTAGCTGGTTTGCGACAGGCAATCTCGCAGCGTGCGAAGCCGACCCGATAGGTCGACGAAGAATGACGGCCCGTCTGGCCCGTTGGGGTCTTCCCGAACATGTTTCGGGGTACTTCAAGAACTTCTGGGAAGGCTGGGACCGGGATCGGCTATATCAACCTGAATTCCGCGAGCAAATTCCCGTTCCGCTGGCAGCGATTGATGACATGGCGGCTGACCTGGAGCGTCCGCATGATGTACTTAACCGTATGTTACAGATCGATTGTGGTGATTACCTCGTCGGCGATCTGCTATTGAAAACAGATTACGCGACGATGTCCGGCAGCATCGAGGCTCGGGCACCCTTTCTTGATCACCAGCTGGCAGAGAAGGCGGCCCGCCTGCCACTCAACATGAAGGCGACGACTTTCGAGACCAAAGTCGCACTGCGGCGATTGGCACAACAGGACTTGCCTGAAGAAATCTTTAAACGGCCGAAACGAGGTTTCGGCGTTCCAGTGAAGCAATGGTTTGCGGGAGAGCTTTCCGGCTGGTTGAAAACACAGCTGGTGGACGAATCCGTGGCGACGGAACGCTACTTTCGTCGTGAAGTGGTTGAGAAATATCTCGCAGAGCATCAGCGGGGACAGCGAAATCATGCGTCACGATTGTACGCGTTGCTGACTTTCGAACTCTGGTGTCGCAACTATTTAAGTTGA
- a CDS encoding ABC transporter permease produces MSDQLLPENDKVTLTGSLDELETTVTVVKSPSFWNESWHRFKKRKLSMLALGFVGFLTIVALCSPMIVGTRPVVCKYKENIYFPCLYYFNASWENPIFFKDGFRQRFYENLKEKDPESWAVWPIVYQSPTRRITEGEFGNQPASPLLQEKPNKYHWFGTDDDGVDVFARLVHGTRIALVVGFLSMGIASFIGIVVGALGGYFGGWVDTILSRMTEVVMCVPTLVLILAMLAIVESTTIYHLMVVIGLTGWTGIARLTRAEFLKLKEMEFVSAAHCLSLSNMRIIFRHILPNSLAPILVPISFGIASAIFTESALSFLGMGAEPPTPSWGRLLSEAKKSDSQWWMLTFPGGAIFLAVLAYNLIGEGLQAATDPRRRD; encoded by the coding sequence ATGTCGGATCAGCTCCTTCCTGAAAATGATAAAGTGACCCTCACCGGCAGTCTCGATGAGCTGGAAACGACGGTCACGGTCGTAAAATCGCCCAGCTTCTGGAATGAATCGTGGCATCGATTCAAGAAAAGAAAGCTGTCGATGCTGGCGCTCGGATTCGTCGGATTTCTCACCATCGTGGCACTTTGCTCGCCAATGATCGTGGGAACACGCCCTGTCGTGTGTAAGTACAAAGAAAATATTTACTTTCCTTGCCTCTATTATTTCAACGCATCCTGGGAAAATCCGATCTTCTTTAAGGACGGATTTCGCCAGCGATTTTATGAGAACCTCAAAGAAAAAGATCCGGAAAGTTGGGCAGTCTGGCCTATCGTCTATCAATCACCCACCCGGCGCATCACGGAAGGGGAATTCGGTAACCAACCTGCCAGTCCACTTCTGCAGGAGAAACCGAACAAATACCATTGGTTCGGAACCGATGACGACGGAGTCGACGTGTTTGCGCGACTTGTTCACGGAACCAGAATCGCGCTGGTGGTCGGTTTTCTTTCGATGGGAATTGCCAGCTTTATCGGCATTGTCGTCGGGGCGCTCGGAGGATACTTCGGTGGCTGGGTGGATACGATTCTCAGCCGCATGACTGAAGTCGTTATGTGTGTGCCTACTTTAGTGTTGATCCTGGCGATGCTCGCGATTGTGGAATCCACGACGATTTATCACCTGATGGTAGTCATTGGTTTGACTGGCTGGACCGGTATTGCCAGGCTGACACGCGCGGAGTTCCTCAAGCTGAAGGAGATGGAATTCGTCTCTGCCGCTCACTGCCTGAGCCTGAGCAACATGCGGATTATTTTCCGGCATATCCTGCCCAACTCTCTTGCGCCAATTCTCGTGCCGATCAGCTTTGGAATTGCCTCCGCCATCTTTACGGAGAGTGCGTTGAGCTTTCTCGGTATGGGTGCCGAACCACCTACCCCCAGTTGGGGGCGACTCCTCAGCGAAGCGAAGAAGTCCGATTCCCAGTGGTGGATGCTGACATTCCCCGGAGGAGCCATCTTTCTGGCGGTGCTCGCGTACAACCTGATCGGCGAAGGGCTCCAGGCCGCAACGGATCCCCGTCGCCGCGATTAA
- a CDS encoding carbon storage regulator yields MHLISRSIQQSVVIDDDIHVTILEIKEDRVILEIHSPSAQVPYRIETLYIQSNEVTRIDSESTNATEETPELVGARS; encoded by the coding sequence ATGCATCTGATTTCACGCAGCATCCAGCAAAGTGTTGTTATAGACGATGATATCCATGTTACCATTCTTGAAATCAAAGAGGACCGAGTGATCCTCGAGATCCATTCCCCCAGTGCTCAGGTCCCTTATCGGATCGAAACCTTGTATATTCAATCCAATGAAGTAACGAGGATTGATTCCGAGAGTACCAACGCAACTGAAGAGACTCCCGAACTGGTCGGAGCGCGGTCTTAA
- a CDS encoding lipopolysaccharide kinase InaA family protein, whose amino-acid sequence MASNCPRTELKMTSNLPHVQILGRRTGWASSRVSASALHELLHDPEVLFKRSEAKVFKQSLSALLVVLPVNLGETVTICGYKKVFRKNWLKRCTSLVRLQDRSRHSFELGHQFLDAGIPTPEPLWVIPPARWSWNDPAYLGFEWLPDCRDLNVQLASLTLEIVQTDPHVRKQVWSVTRELATVLGRMHKAGFCHRDLKFSNLLIDGVAEKPRVFIIDLDGATASTGNVDRWLWNLSRVARDALQTRLISRSTRCRFLRAYLTANPELSLTWKDVWRRLTVMVDKRNRRRRKAN is encoded by the coding sequence ATGGCCAGTAACTGCCCTCGAACCGAATTAAAAATGACTTCGAACTTGCCGCATGTACAAATCCTGGGTCGCCGTACAGGCTGGGCCTCTTCACGGGTTAGCGCCTCAGCACTCCATGAGTTGTTGCATGATCCCGAAGTATTATTTAAGCGATCAGAGGCCAAAGTTTTTAAGCAGAGTCTCTCGGCCTTGCTTGTCGTATTGCCCGTGAACCTGGGCGAAACCGTAACGATTTGTGGATACAAGAAAGTGTTCCGCAAGAACTGGCTCAAACGGTGTACTTCTCTCGTTCGTTTACAGGATCGGTCTCGGCATTCGTTTGAACTGGGGCATCAATTTCTGGACGCTGGAATTCCCACACCGGAACCGTTGTGGGTCATACCGCCGGCGCGTTGGAGCTGGAACGACCCGGCTTACCTCGGATTCGAATGGTTACCCGACTGTCGTGACCTCAACGTTCAACTTGCATCGCTCACCTTGGAGATTGTTCAGACCGATCCCCATGTCCGTAAACAGGTCTGGTCGGTGACCAGGGAGTTAGCTACAGTCCTTGGCAGAATGCATAAGGCCGGTTTCTGTCATCGCGATTTAAAGTTTTCCAATCTACTGATTGACGGGGTCGCCGAAAAACCTCGGGTCTTTATTATCGATCTGGACGGAGCGACAGCTTCCACTGGTAACGTGGACCGATGGCTTTGGAATCTTTCGCGGGTCGCCCGGGATGCACTGCAGACGCGGTTAATCTCCCGTTCGACAAGATGCAGGTTCCTGCGTGCCTATCTGACAGCCAATCCTGAACTTTCGCTGACGTGGAAGGATGTTTGGCGTCGGTTAACTGTGATGGTCGACAAACGCAACCGGCGGCGCAGAAAAGCGAATTGA